Proteins from a genomic interval of Zingiber officinale cultivar Zhangliang chromosome 2A, Zo_v1.1, whole genome shotgun sequence:
- the LOC122041926 gene encoding very-long-chain 3-oxoacyl-CoA reductase 1-like, translating to MAACSFHQHLQTLPAWLLLLAGAGLFALLRISLLLLRWIFVTFLRPGKSLRHYGSWAVVTGSTDGIGKAFALQFARKGLSLVLVGRSPDKLRDVSDAVRSRNPAVRVETVVVDLAGDLSEGVSRLREVIQGLDVGILVNNAGVSYPYARFFHEVDQELLRNLIQVNVEGVTQITQAVLPGMLERKRGAIVNIGSGSAIVIPSDPLYSVYAATKAYIDQFSRCLYVEYKGKGIDVQCQVPLYVATKMASIRRSSFLVPSADTYALAALRWIGYEPRCTPYWPHSLIWCLLSLLPESIIDQWRLRFCMNIRKRGQLKDGKKKDQ from the exons ATGGCCGCCTGTTCCTTCCACCAACACCTCCAAACCCTACCCGCCTGGCTCCTCCTCCTAGCCGGCGCCGGCCTCTTCGCCCTCCTCAGGATCTCCCTCCTCCTCCTTCGCTGGATCTTCGTCACCTTCCTCCGCCCCGGAAAGAGCCTCCGCCACTACGGCTCCTGGGCCGTCGTAACTGGCTCCACCGATGGGATCGGCAAGGCCTTTGCGCTCCAGTTCGCCCGCAAGGGCCTCAGCCTCGTCCTCGTCGGCCGCAGCCCTGACAAGCTCCGCGACGTCTCCGATGCCGTCCGATCCAGGAACCCCGCCGTCCGCGTCGAGACTGTGGTCGTCGACCTCGCTGGCGACCTCTCCGAGGGCGTCTCCCGTCTCCGGGAGGTCATCCAAGGGCTCGACGTCGGTATCCTCGTCAACAACGCTGGCGTCTCCTACCCCTACGCGAGGTTCTTCCACGAAGTGGATCAGGAGCTGCTGAGGAACCTGATTCAGGTGAACGTGGAGGGAGTGACCCAGATCACGCAGGCCGTGCTTCCGGGGATGCTGGAAAGGAAAAGGGGCGCAATAGTCAACATCGGCTCCGGCTCTGCCATCGTCATCCCTTCTGATCCGCTCTACTCCGTTTATGCAGCTACAAAAGC GTACATTGATCAATTCTCAAGATGCCTCTACGTTGAATACAAAGGCAAGGGAATAGATGTGCAATGCCAG GTGCCCTTGTATGTGGCCACCAAGATGGCATCCATCAGGAGATCTTCCTTCCTTGTTCCATCAGCAGACACTTATGCTCTGGCAGCTCTTCGATGGATTGGCTATGAGCCAAGATGCACACCTTACTGGCCCCATTCACTCATATGGTGTCTGCTTTCACTCTTACCTGAGTCCATCATTGACCAATGGCGCTTGCGCTTCTGCATGAATATTCGCAAGAGGGGGCAGCTCAAGGATGGCAAGAAGAAAGACCAGTAG